Genomic DNA from Bacteroidales bacterium:
AATGATCCAGGTTAGAATACCAAGATCATCTCCCTGTATTTCTGTTATCTGGTATGGGATATTGTGTAAACCGGAAGGGTGGGTTCAGATAGATTTCAGTCGTTCCTGAATATCTGATGGGGAGAAAACCTTTTCAACATTTCCGGGGAGGCTAAAATCGGCCTCATGAATTTTCATTCCGGCTATGAAGATTATTTGTCTGGAAAATGTATCAGAGAGTTGCTCTATATAGCGCTTTAGTTGATTTCCGCTCAAAGCAGTTGTTATGGCGGTAAACAGATAATCAGATTTGATAAGCTGGTTGGTTTCGACCAGGTCGCTGAAGGGAACGGAACTGCCCAGATAGATCACGTTTTGTCCCGCTTTTTTAATCAAATAATTATAGAAAAGAAGGCCCAACTCATGAAATTCGTCTTCCGGAAGAAAGAGGATAAAGGTTTTGGCGTCCTTACGGTCTGGTATTCTCAGGTTGTCAATGGCCACCATTATCTTTTGTCTTAAAAGATTGGAGATAAAATGCTCCTGAGCCGGATTGATTGAGCCGGTCTGCCATAACAAACCAATTCGTGCCAGGAAAGGAAAAATCAATTTGATGATGGTTTGCTCAAAACCTTCATGCATGATGGCATTGGACAATATTTGGTCAAATTTCGTCTCATCAAGCTCCACCATGGCAATTACCAGCTTCTCAATCTGGCTTTCCAGATTTATGGAATTATAAGTGAACCTCATCACTTTTTCAGTCAACTCATGATTATTGAGTTTGGATATATCGGAAATTTTCCGGCCTTCCCGGTTCAAAATGGCTATATTGAGTAATTTCTTCAAATCATGCTCAGAGTAATACCGAATGTTGGTTTGGGTTCGTTTGGGTTGAATGACATTATAACGCTTTTCCCAAATCCTGATGGTATGTGCCTTAATTCCCGATAACTTTTCCAGTTCCTTTATTGAATACCGCGACATGCATTTTCCTTATTAAATGAAACATACTGATAAAACTTTACCTTTCCTTATGGGAAAAGAACTAAACCGTTCGTTTATTTAACAATTATACAATACATTTGTTTAAGCCATAATCATTCTATTTAGACATAGCGACCCTAAAAACCAATAAGATCAGAATAAATATATTTTGCTTGACATTCAGGAATTTTATCGTTATAACAATTGCAATGCATGTATTTTTTAAATAAATTTCGCTACAAATATCATCATTTTAGTTTGAAAACTATAAAAAGGGATTAAACAATGCCTCCTTTGTAAGAAAAAAAAGATTTATTTGGCTTTATATGAAAAAGATAACCCTATTCTGGTTCAGAAGAGATCTCCGCTTGGATGACAATTGTGGATTATATCATGCCCTTAAGGAAAATGAACGGGTTTTGCCGGTATTTATTTTTGATACCGACATTCTAGACGGGCTTGAGCAATTATATGACGGTCGTGTTGAATTCATTTATAACCGGCTCAGGCAACTGAAAGCCCATCTGGAAAAACAGGGTACTTCATTGAAAATATTGCATGGAAAGCCCCTTGATCAGTTTGGCTTTTTGATACGGGACTATCCAATAGAGCAGGTTTATTTTAATCATGATTATGAGCCATATGCCATCGCCAGAGACCTTAGAATTTTCCAATTTTTAGAGAAAAATCATATCCAGGTAAAATCCTTTAAAGATCAGGCCATTTTTGAAAAAGAGGAAATCGTGAAAAAAGATGGAAAGCCTTATACAGTTTACACTCCTTATATGAGGAAATGGAAGGATCAGCTCAGCAAGGAGTCCACGGTCCGATACGCTGCCATGGATTATCAACATCGGTTTATCAAAACAAAGCCCTATAACTTTCCTTCCATGGATGAAATGGGATTTAAAAAAACCGGCATGTCTTTTCCACCGGGTGAATTAAATGAAGAGGTGATCTCCAATTACCATCTGAACCGGGACTATCCTTATCTTGATGGAACCACACGATTGGGCATTCACTTGCGATTCGGCACCATAAGTATACGGCAGGCAGTTGAAAAGGGTCTCAGGCTAAATGAAACGTGGTTGAATGAATTGATATGGAGAGACTTTTACATGATGATCCTGTGGCATTTTCCTCATGTAACCGACCACTCATTTAAGCCTCAGTACGATGAAATAGAATGGCGCAACGATGAAGAAGATTTCACCGCATGGTGTAGCGGGAAAACCGGATATCCTATTGTAGATGCCGGCATGCGTCAATTAAACCAAACAGGATACATGCACAACCGAATACGGATGATTGTGGCTTCTTTTTTAACCAAACATTTGCTGATCGACTGGCGATGGGGTGAATCTTATTTCGCAGAAAAATTGCTTGACTATGAACTTGCCTCCAACAACGGCGGATGGCAATGGGCTGCCGGCAGCGGCTGTGATGCGGCACCCTATTTTAGAATTTTCAACCCTTACCGGCAAACCGAGAGATTCGATCCTCAATATCGGTATATTGAAAAGTGGGTGCCGGAATTCAGGGATCCGGGATATGAAAAACCAATAGTAAGTCATAAATTTGCTCGTGAAAGGGCTCTGCAGGTTTATGGCAAAGCACTAAAAAAGGATAAATTATGAAGATACTGGTAATCGGCGCCACGGGGTTTATAGGAAAACCGCTGGTTGAAAAATTATTGGAAAGAAATCATGAAATATACATTTTTACCCGGGATGATCAAAAAGCACGCCGGCTTTTCGGTGACAGGGTTTTTATTCAGCAGTGGAAAACCGATGAATACATTTTATTGCAGGAATATGCCCACAAAGTTCATATCGTCATCAACCTGGCTGGAGAGAACCTGGGAGGCAAACTCTGGAAAGGGGATCAGAAGCGAAAAATCCTTTCAAGCCGGGTAAATATTGGCAAAGCCCTTAGTTTTGCCCTCAAACAAAGCGAAGATAAACCTTACCTGCTCATTCAGGGTTCAGCCATTGGCTACTACGGATTCAGCGAAGACCAGACCTTTACGGAGCAATCTCCAACGGGTGAAGGTTTCTTGCCCATGGTGGCTCAACAATGGGAAGATTCGGTCCGAAATGTAAAAGAGGATAATACCCGAAAAATATTCGTAC
This window encodes:
- a CDS encoding MerR family transcriptional regulator, which produces MSRYSIKELEKLSGIKAHTIRIWEKRYNVIQPKRTQTNIRYYSEHDLKKLLNIAILNREGRKISDISKLNNHELTEKVMRFTYNSINLESQIEKLVIAMVELDETKFDQILSNAIMHEGFEQTIIKLIFPFLARIGLLWQTGSINPAQEHFISNLLRQKIMVAIDNLRIPDRKDAKTFILFLPEDEFHELGLLFYNYLIKKAGQNVIYLGSSVPFSDLVETNQLIKSDYLFTAITTALSGNQLKRYIEQLSDTFSRQIIFIAGMKIHEADFSLPGNVEKVFSPSDIQERLKSI
- a CDS encoding TIGR01777 family oxidoreductase translates to MKILVIGATGFIGKPLVEKLLERNHEIYIFTRDDQKARRLFGDRVFIQQWKTDEYILLQEYAHKVHIVINLAGENLGGKLWKGDQKRKILSSRVNIGKALSFALKQSEDKPYLLIQGSAIGYYGFSEDQTFTEQSPTGEGFLPMVAQQWEDSVRNVKEDNTRKIFVRTGIVLGREGGILPQMMKSFRFFVGGPLGSGKQWLSWIHIDDETEAIVKLAETKGLEGPYNLTAPNPVTMQEFATTLGKVMNKPSWLPAPAFFLKMTLGDMAKEMILQGQKVMPDKLEKIGYEFKYKDLESALRDLLNR
- a CDS encoding deoxyribodipyrimidine photo-lyase encodes the protein MKKITLFWFRRDLRLDDNCGLYHALKENERVLPVFIFDTDILDGLEQLYDGRVEFIYNRLRQLKAHLEKQGTSLKILHGKPLDQFGFLIRDYPIEQVYFNHDYEPYAIARDLRIFQFLEKNHIQVKSFKDQAIFEKEEIVKKDGKPYTVYTPYMRKWKDQLSKESTVRYAAMDYQHRFIKTKPYNFPSMDEMGFKKTGMSFPPGELNEEVISNYHLNRDYPYLDGTTRLGIHLRFGTISIRQAVEKGLRLNETWLNELIWRDFYMMILWHFPHVTDHSFKPQYDEIEWRNDEEDFTAWCSGKTGYPIVDAGMRQLNQTGYMHNRIRMIVASFLTKHLLIDWRWGESYFAEKLLDYELASNNGGWQWAAGSGCDAAPYFRIFNPYRQTERFDPQYRYIEKWVPEFRDPGYEKPIVSHKFARERALQVYGKALKKDKL